A segment of the Allosaccharopolyspora coralli genome:
ACTTTCTCGATCCCTGAACCCGCCACGCGGCAAGCTGTTCTCGATACCTATGCGTCTGCTTTTCGTGATCACCCGCGGGTCAAGCTTCTGCTGCTCAGTCACGTGAACAACCGTACCGGCTTGGCCACACCAGTCCGCGAGATCGTCGCCATGGCTCGGGAGCACGAGATTGATGTCATCGTTGACGCCGCGCACTCGTGGGGCCAGCTGAATTTCACGATTGACGAGTTGGGCGCTGACTTCGTGGGCTTCTCCTTGCACAAATGGATAGGCGCTCCACTGGGTACCGGGTTCCTGTACATTCGCCAGAACAGGCTTAGCGCCATCGATGTAACTTACGCCGATGAATCACATCCGCCGAGCGATATCCGGTCCAGAGTGGTGTCGGGAACCCGTGACGTCGCGTGTGTCCTGTCGGTACCTTCCGCGCTTGACTTTCACAATTCGATCGGCATCGAAAACAAGCAGGCCCGACTGCAATACCTACGCGATCGCTGGGTCAATGCGGTGAAAGACGTCGACAATATCGAGATCCTCACTCCGGACGAGCCCTCTATGTACGGGGCCATCACAAGTTTCCGAGTCACCGGCCGCACAACCGAGGAGGACAACGCTGCGATCGCAAAGTACCTTTTCGATCGCTACCGGGTCTTCACGGTGGAGCGGGATGGACCGGTGAAGGGCAGTTGCGTCCGTGTCACTCCCGCGCTGTTCACGCCACTCGAACACGTCGACCGACTGGCACTGGCCCTGCGAGATGTCGCCGCACGTTTTCGAGTCTGATGAGGCGTACAGATCGATCCAGAGGTAGACGGCCCACTGGTGGTTGACGTAGTCGCCAGTGGTGGACCGCTTTTCGGTTGAGCCGCTTCGCAAGGACCAGTACAAGCCAGTGTCCGGTGACCAGCTCGTCGGACAGGGCTTTGCCCAGGAAGCGGGAGAACGATCGCGGCTCCCTCACACCTCGATGTGGGCGCCTTCCGCTCGGATCTGCGCGGACTCTGGCAGCGGCGTGATCTACGGCAAAACAGCCAACTCACCGGCCCCGCCCGCAAGTCCGCTGAAGTCTCCACGCTGGCCGTGCGCCTGGCTCCAGCCGGCATTGGCGCACGTCAACACCCTGCTGTTCTGGTCCAACATCGATCCCTACGGACTCTTCGGCCTGGATATGAACAAGCGCCTCGACCTTCCGAGCTCGTCTCGCTGAGCCGTTTGCTTGCGAGACACAACGGCCTGATGTTCGGCTGGGCGTGGCCGGTTCGACACCACCGGTAGTGGTGCAGATTTGGGTTGCCTAGTATGAATCGATGGCTGATCCCGACGCCGCGAGCCAGCGGTATGACGTTGTGGTGGTTGGTGCCGGGCAGGCCGGTCTGGCGCTGGGTTATCAGCTGCGTGCGGCGGGGCTGCGGTTCGTACTCGTTGAAGCTGGTGACCGTATTGGCCGCACGTGGGCTTCGCGGTGGGATTCGCTGCGTCTGTTCACTCCGGCGCAGTACTGCTCGCTGCCGGAAACTCCGTTTCCCGCCCCGCCGGATACCTATCCGGCTAAGGATCAGGTCGCGGATTATCTGGCCGAGTACGCGCGCCGCCACGAGTTACCGGTTCGGCTTAACACCAGGGTGCAGCGTGTCGTCGCTGACGACAAAGTCGCCGGTTATGTACTCGAAACCGAGGCAGGGCGGTTACATGCCCACCAGGTTGTCCTGGCGACTGGCCCGTTCCAGGTGCCGTACATCCCATCTGTGGCCTCCGGCTTGGACGCGAGGGTGACCCAGCTGCACAGCTGCCAGTATCAGAGCCCAACTGCCTTGCCAGCAGGGCGGATTCTCGTCGTCGGCGGGGGCAACTCCGGATATCAAATCGCCGCCGAACTCGCAGCCACTCATCCAGTCGACCTGGCGGTGGGCAGGCATAACGTATCGGTGCCGCAGCGGCCATTGGGCCGCGATATCTTCTGGTGGCAGGTCGTCACCCGGCTGATCAACGTCAAGGCCGACTCCGGGCTGGGACGGCGTATGCGCGAAAACGACCAGACCGTCATCGGGATCTCTCCCAAGCAGCTACGCGAGCTTGAGGTGACCTTTCGCCCACGGGTCGTTGCTGCCACTGGCCGCACGGTGCAGTTCGCTGATGACACGTCGCTCGATGTCGACACCGTGCTCTGGGCGACCGGGTTCTGGCAGGACCACTCGTGGGTCGACATCCCTGCCGCCAAGGACGACGCCACAGGCCGGTTACGCCACCAGCGTGGCGTGACACCGGCACCTGGCCTGTACGTGCTCGGGCTGCCGTGGCTGCACACTACCGGTTCGGCGCTGCTCGGCTTCGTCAAGAACGACGCCGCTTACCTCGCCGACCAGATCACCGCACGCACGCGTTAATCAAAGACGCTCCGCCACGCACCGCTCACGCAGCGTCCCGTGCGAACTGGCGACACCCTCGTCGTGCCCAATGGCCCTGTACTTCCGAAGCTGTCCTGATCCGCAAGGGAGCCGAGGGGCGACTGGTCACTGCCGAGACGCCCGGAAATGATCACCACGCCGTTGTCGACAGTGCCCAACAGCTTCTTCTTCACGGCTATGGAGTCAGCTACCCGACCATCCAGGTCGAACCCGCCGCCCATCACCATTGCTCGGAAGCCGAATGGTGAGCTCAGCCACCGACGGCCGACCGTGAGCCTCGCGTAGCTGTCCTACCGTGACGGACTTGCCCCGTTTCTCTGCAACCAGGCCAGCGGATTGACCTTGCGACTATCGCCGTCCCACACCTCGAAGTGCAGGTGCGGGCCGGTCGATTGGCCGCGGTTGCCCACTTCCGCGATGGTGTCGCCGGCTTCGACGCGCTCGCCTTCGCTCACCAGCGCTTGGTTGATGTGGCCATAGACAGTGATCGTGCCATCCTCGTGCTGAACTCGGACCCACAAACCGAAGCCGCTAGCAGGACCGGCCTCGATAACGACGCCACGCTTGACCGCCTGGATCGGCGTCCCGATGCTGTTCGCGATATCGAGACCGTAGTGGGTCGTACCCCACCGGGAACCCGGCTTCGACGTCACCAGCCCTTCGACCGGCCACACCACTCGATTGCGCCGGGCTTCCCGCTCCTCAGCTTCCCGCCGGGCCGCTTCGGCGTCTGCCGCCGCTCGCTGTTCCTTGATCCGCACACTCTTGTTGAGCTCGACAAGCTCCGGTGACGCATTTCCACCAGTTGCGGTCTCTGCAGGCAGCAGCCTCGACCGGGCTGATTCCGCGCCCGCTTGGCTTTGCTGGTCGAACGCGATGTGGCTTATGGATGCGACGAGTGTCACGCTCTCCTTGTCGAGAGTGTCGGGATGCTCCGCTTGCGCTTCGTGGCTCGTCGCCAGGCCCGCAGCAGTCGCTGCTCCGCCCACCACGGCCAGCATCGTCACGTAAGCCCCCGCAGTACTGGACGGCCGGACCGGCCTTCGCCGACTCTCGATCAACTTCGGCGGTTGATCCGCCGTCCGGTCACTGGAGCGACCCATAGTCATGCTGGACATTGAGTTGGCATGATTCTGCTGGTGGGGTCTCACGTATGGCCTTCCGGAGGGAACGTGCGGAGGAGCTGCAGAGCCAGGCGCCGCCACTGCAACGCAACGGATTCCGGGCACCCAGATCCCACACCGAGCGGCCACTGCGCTGCCTTTGCTCGCTGGTCCCCCCGGACGCCGAATGACCCGTCGCTTCGCCGCGGACGTCGCCCACACGACAGCGCTGGTGACCGCGAGCCCTGCACGCAAGTACCCTGTTCTGCTGCTATCGCGGATGCTGCGCGGGCGTCCGAATGGTTACCTTTTGTCACATAACCGGCCTGCTCTAGTGGCATGGGTCACTCCAACGGCCCCCGAACCGTTACCGACAGCGACCCATGAAGGTCGCGGCAAGGCTACGACAACGCCAACCACTTGTCTACGATCCCCCCTAGTTTCCCTATGCCGTCCACTATGGACCGCGACTCAACAAGCAGACCCCTAGATGTTGCGTCTAGGGGCGGACTGTTGCTGCGCCCCCGAGTCGACCTAGCACGCCGCAAGGTTGACCGAACGCGGGATCAACCAACCGCATCAACCGATTCGCCATGAGACACACCTGACCACACACGGCGATCGGCATCCGGCGGCGTCCCGGATACTCGCCCTAGATAAGCAGGACATTCTCGATCGGGGTGCCGGAAGTCTGGTCGGCGGCCGTTGCTTCCTGCGGTGTTGAGGTTCCGAATCCGACCGAGCGTGCAGTTTCCGCTACGGCAGCAACGAGCCGGAGATCAGGGGGAGTACGAGGCCCCCTGCGACTCCGAGGGCGAGGGAGGCGATTCCGGCCGTGTAGGCACCGAGCGCGGCGAACCGTCCGGCCGGAACCAACGCGTTCTGCTCCCGGTCGGGAGCGGCGAGGAAGGTGGAGGCGATCCAGCGAAGGTAGTAAAAGAGGCTCGCGACGGTGTTCACCACCGCAATGACCGCCAGCCACGTCAGGTCGCCGTCAATCGATGCAGCGAAGACTTCGAGTTTGCCGAGGAACACTGCGGTGGGCGGGGTTCCGACCAGGCCGAGCAGGCAGACGATCAGGACCGCCGCCAGTCCCGGATGTCGCCGGGCGAGACCGCGGTAGTCGGTGATCCGGAGCGCGTGTGGCAGTTCTGCGACGACGGCGAAGGCGCCCAGGTTGGTCACGGCGTAGGCGGCCAAGTAGAACAGCAGCGCGGGCAGCGCGAGATCGCTGCGGGTGGCGACCGCGACGGCCATGAGGACGTAGCCGACTTGGCTGATCGTGGAGTAGGCCAGCAGGCGGCGGACGTTGTCCTGGAAGAACGCGGCAAGATTGCCCAGTGTCATGGACGGGGTCGCCAGGATCGCGATCAGCAGTGGCCAGTCGAGGCTGACCGCGGGCAGTGCCTCGGCGACGAGCCGGTAGGCGGCGGCGAGGGCACCGATCTTGGGCACTGTGGTGACGAACGCGGCGACCGGTGTCGTGGCACCTTCGGTGACGTCGGGGACCCAGAAGTGCGCGGGCACCCCGCCGATCTTGAACAGCAGCCCCGCGAGGACGGCGAGCACGCCAATGGCGACCGCGGCGTGCGAGGCGCCAGGCAGCGTGCGGGCCAGCGTGGCGTAGTCCGTGGCCCCGCCGGCGCCGTAGAGGACGGTGACGCCGGTGAGCATGAAGACCCCGAACAAGGCCCCCATAAGGTAGTACTTCAGCGATGCCTCGGTGCCCCGCGCGTTCTTGGCGAACCCGGCGAGCGCGTACAGCGGCAGGGAGGCGAGCAGGTAGGCCGCGACGAGCAGCAGCAGGTCGAGTGCGCCGACGAGCATGATCGTGCCGAGTGCGCCGAGTTGCACGAGGACGTAGAACTCGGTTTCCCGGTGATGGGAGTCGACTGTGTCGATCGACAGGCACAGCACCAGCAGCGTGGCGGCCAGCACGATGAACCGGACCGCGTTGGTCGCCGTGTCCACGGCGAAACTGCCACCGAACACCGTCTCGGGGACTGCGCGCATCGCGACGGCGGTGGCAGCCAGGCCGACGGCACAGGCGATGGTCGCGAGCACGCGCACCCACCATTGCCGGTGCCGTGGCAGCCAGGAGCCCAGCAACAGTCCGAGCACGGCTCCGGCGACCAGCGCGAGTTCGGGGATCAGCGCGGCGGGGTTTTCGTTCATGTTCATCGGCTGACCAGTCCGATCAGCGTCGTCGAGGCGGGTTCGATCACCTCGAGCAGGAAGCGTGGCAGCACACCGATGACGATGGCCAGTCCCAGCAGTGGCAGGATCGCGGTGGCCTCGCTGGGACGCAGGTCGGTGAACCCGCTGGCCGCACCGGGAGCATCGGGTACCTGGAGTTCTCCGAGGAAAACTCGATGCAGGACCCGCAGGAACAGTCCGGCTGTGATCAGGATGCCCAGCAGCGCCAGTGCGGTGGCCACGGTGGCTGAGGCGAGGCTTCCGGTGAAGATCTGGAACTCGGCGATGAACCCGGAGAATCCGGGCAGGCCGAAGGAGGCGAAGGCGACCAGCGCCGTGGTCCCCGCGAAGACCGGCGCCGGACCGGCCAACCCGGAGTAGGCGCCCATGTCGTAGGTGCGGCGCCGGTCGTAGAAGATCCCGGCGAGCAGGAACAGCGCGGCGGTGAGCAGGCCGTGGCTGACCATCTGAGTCACCGCCCCGGTCACGGCCAACGAACGCGCTTGCGCATCACTACCGGCGAGGATGCCCGCGGCGCCGACGGCGAGGACGATGTAGCCCATGTGGCTGACCGAGGTGTAGGCGACCATCCGTTTGAAGTCCTCCTGGGCCAACGCCACGAGCGCGCTGTAAAGCACCGAGACGACACCGATGATGACGATGACGACCGCGTAGTGGCGCCATGTGTCGGGAAGCAGTGGCATCGCGATGCGGACGAAGCCGTAGGTGCCCATCTTCAGCAGAACCCCGGCCAGGATCGCCGATCCGGCGGCTGGGGCGTCGGTGTGCGCGGGCGGCAACCAGGTGTGGAACGGCACGGTCGGGGTCTTGACCGCGAGTCCGACGCCGATCGCGAGCAGCACCAGCGCACCGTAGGAGCCGCTGCCCGCCAGCGGGTTCGCCCGGGCGAGTTCGACGATGTCGAACGTGTGGGGCTCGGCAGCCAGGTACAGCCCGATGAACCCAAGTAGCAACGCCAGTGAGCCGATGAAGGTGTAGAGGAAGAACTTCAGCGCCGACTGGCGTGCGTTCCCGTGTCCCCACCCTGCGATCACGAAGTACATGCCCACAATGGACAGATCGAAGTAGACGAAGAACAGGATCAAATCGAGTGCGGTGAACAGCCCCAGGCTCACGGTCTGCAGGAACAGGAACAGCAGCACGAAGCTCTTGATTCGCTGCGTGTTCGGCAGCGAGTAGACCGCGCAAGCGAGGAACAGCAGCGCGGTCATCGCGACCAGCGGCAGCGAAAGACCGTCGAGACCGATGTGGTAGCCGACTCCGGCGCTGGGTATCCACCGCAGGTTCTGCTCATACGCCAGTCCGGTTCCGGCGTCATAGCCGATCCAGGCCGCCACGACCAGGGCGAAATCGGCTGCCGTGATCGCGATCCAGCTCCACACGAACACGCGACGTCCTGCCGATGTCGGCACCGCGACCAGGGCGACCGCAGCGGCCAGCGGGAGGAAGACGATCAGTGACAGCACGGGCTACCTCACGAGAATGATCAACAGGGCAAGTACGGCCAGCACTGCGACGGCTTGGGCGTAGTACTGGTGCAGCTGCCCCGTTTGCGGGCGACGGGCGAGCGTTCCGAGCCACCCGGCACCGCGGGCCAGGCCGTGCACGAGACCGTCGACAGGGATTTCGGTGCGCCGGTCGGCCAGCTTGGCCAGCCGCAGACCCAGTGCGGGCACGGCCATCACCGCCCGGTCGAGGATTCGATCGTCGAAGGCCGCAAGGGCGCGAGCGAGCGCCATCGTCGGTCGCACGACGAGCACCGTGGCGGCGCGCTCGAACCCGAACCACGCTGCGAGCCACCGCCGTGCGGCTGCGCCGACTGGCACCGGCCGGTCTCCCCACCACCAGGCGAGCGCTGACGCACCGACGGCGAGCATCGCCGACAGCGCAAGCTCCCACGCCATGGGTGTGGCGCCAGGTCCGGCACCGAGCAGTCCTCGCACGCTGTCGCCCACTGCGGGGATGCCGAGCACACCTAGTACCGCCGCCAATCCGGCCAGAACGGCCAGTATCGGCCAGGCAAACGTAGACACCGCGCGGGCGCCGGGCTGCTCGGTGTCCCAACCGGTCTCGGCACCGGGAGGTTCCGGCTGCCAGACGAACCAGATCGCTTTGATGCTGTACACGGCGGAGACCACCGCGGCGGCCAGTCCGACCACGTACAGGACGGGCGCGCGTTCCACCGCCGCGGCCAGCACTGCATCCTTGGTCACCCACAACGACAGCGGGGGCAGCCCGGCCAGCGACGCGGCGGCGACGGTGAAGGTCACGCCCACCACCGGGTAGCGCCGCGCGGCACCCCGCAAGGAGGGCAGTGCCTTCGTACCGAGCGCGGTCAACCACGCCCCGGCCGCCAGGAACAGCGCCGACTTCGTCGCCGCGTGCGCGACCAGCTGCATCGTGCCCGCGGTGATTCCACCGATACCCGCGGCGAGCACCATGAACCCGATCTGCGCACAGGTCGAGGCGGCGAGCAGCTGCTTGAGGTCGTTTTGGGCGACCGCAACCAGGCCGAGCACCAGCGCGGTGCCCGCACCGAACCAGGCCACCAGAGGCCCACCCCAGCCCGAGACCGCCAGCAACGGGTGCAGCCGCAGCAGCAGATACGCGCCAGCGGCGACCATGGTCGCCGAGTGCAGCAACGCCGAGACCGGGCTCGGGCCCTCCATGGCGCGCGAGAGCCAGAAGTGGAACGGCACCTGCGCCGACTTGCCCAGCGCGGCCAGCACGATGCCCACGGTGAGCACGGTCAGCCACGGAGACGTCGCCGCAGGAAGCTCCGCGAGCGCGAGCGTGCCGACACCGCCGGCAACCGCCGCCCCGGCCGCGAGGTAGAGGCCGAGATCCGCAGCCCGGGTGGTCAGAAACGCCACGTTGGCCGCGTGCACCCGGCGAGGCTCGCGCCACCAGAACCCGATCAGCGCCCAGCTCGTCGCACCCATGACCTCCCAGCCCATGAGCAGCAGGGCGAGTCCGGTGGCGGTGACC
Coding sequences within it:
- a CDS encoding complex I subunit 4 family protein, with product MLSLIVFLPLAAAVALVAVPTSAGRRVFVWSWIAITAADFALVVAAWIGYDAGTGLAYEQNLRWIPSAGVGYHIGLDGLSLPLVAMTALLFLACAVYSLPNTQRIKSFVLLFLFLQTVSLGLFTALDLILFFVYFDLSIVGMYFVIAGWGHGNARQSALKFFLYTFIGSLALLLGFIGLYLAAEPHTFDIVELARANPLAGSGSYGALVLLAIGVGLAVKTPTVPFHTWLPPAHTDAPAAGSAILAGVLLKMGTYGFVRIAMPLLPDTWRHYAVVIVIIGVVSVLYSALVALAQEDFKRMVAYTSVSHMGYIVLAVGAAGILAGSDAQARSLAVTGAVTQMVSHGLLTAALFLLAGIFYDRRRTYDMGAYSGLAGPAPVFAGTTALVAFASFGLPGFSGFIAEFQIFTGSLASATVATALALLGILITAGLFLRVLHRVFLGELQVPDAPGAASGFTDLRPSEATAILPLLGLAIVIGVLPRFLLEVIEPASTTLIGLVSR
- a CDS encoding M23 family metallopeptidase codes for the protein MLAVVGGAATAAGLATSHEAQAEHPDTLDKESVTLVASISHIAFDQQSQAGAESARSRLLPAETATGGNASPELVELNKSVRIKEQRAAADAEAARREAEEREARRNRVVWPVEGLVTSKPGSRWGTTHYGLDIANSIGTPIQAVKRGVVIEAGPASGFGLWVRVQHEDGTITVYGHINQALVSEGERVEAGDTIAEVGNRGQSTGPHLHFEVWDGDSRKVNPLAWLQRNGASPSR
- a CDS encoding aminotransferase class V-fold PLP-dependent enzyme, which produces MVASLGALAPALTAARAQASPPALRTPNPPDGKSPTEVARDEPYWRKIAAQYTVSDEFVNLEHGYYGIMSDPVRRTFHDNIDRLNEQNSHLLRGAYKKESEAIRQEVATQLGARTEEIALTQSGTEALQNLISGYHDLGPGDAVMYADLDYPDMTDTMDWLGDRRGVDVVTFSIPEPATRQAVLDTYASAFRDHPRVKLLLLSHVNNRTGLATPVREIVAMAREHEIDVIVDAAHSWGQLNFTIDELGADFVGFSLHKWIGAPLGTGFLYIRQNRLSAIDVTYADESHPPSDIRSRVVSGTRDVACVLSVPSALDFHNSIGIENKQARLQYLRDRWVNAVKDVDNIEILTPDEPSMYGAITSFRVTGRTTEEDNAAIAKYLFDRYRVFTVERDGPVKGSCVRVTPALFTPLEHVDRLALALRDVAARFRV
- a CDS encoding flavin-containing monooxygenase; its protein translation is MADPDAASQRYDVVVVGAGQAGLALGYQLRAAGLRFVLVEAGDRIGRTWASRWDSLRLFTPAQYCSLPETPFPAPPDTYPAKDQVADYLAEYARRHELPVRLNTRVQRVVADDKVAGYVLETEAGRLHAHQVVLATGPFQVPYIPSVASGLDARVTQLHSCQYQSPTALPAGRILVVGGGNSGYQIAAELAATHPVDLAVGRHNVSVPQRPLGRDIFWWQVVTRLINVKADSGLGRRMRENDQTVIGISPKQLRELEVTFRPRVVAATGRTVQFADDTSLDVDTVLWATGFWQDHSWVDIPAAKDDATGRLRHQRGVTPAPGLYVLGLPWLHTTGSALLGFVKNDAAYLADQITARTR
- a CDS encoding NADH-quinone oxidoreductase subunit 5 family protein, with the protein product MGALAWLLIAVPLGTGAVLACTGRRGDRIAAVVGIAAAGLTVVLAVLASVVRPVATAGFLRGIDAGVAVDGLSAVLVVTVAVVTLAVLVFAAGEFGPDESRARFTGLMLLFAGAMLVTVTATGLALLLMGWEVMGATSWALIGFWWREPRRVHAANVAFLTTRAADLGLYLAAGAAVAGGVGTLALAELPAATSPWLTVLTVGIVLAALGKSAQVPFHFWLSRAMEGPSPVSALLHSATMVAAGAYLLLRLHPLLAVSGWGGPLVAWFGAGTALVLGLVAVAQNDLKQLLAASTCAQIGFMVLAAGIGGITAGTMQLVAHAATKSALFLAAGAWLTALGTKALPSLRGAARRYPVVGVTFTVAAASLAGLPPLSLWVTKDAVLAAAVERAPVLYVVGLAAAVVSAVYSIKAIWFVWQPEPPGAETGWDTEQPGARAVSTFAWPILAVLAGLAAVLGVLGIPAVGDSVRGLLGAGPGATPMAWELALSAMLAVGASALAWWWGDRPVPVGAAARRWLAAWFGFERAATVLVVRPTMALARALAAFDDRILDRAVMAVPALGLRLAKLADRRTEIPVDGLVHGLARGAGWLGTLARRPQTGQLHQYYAQAVAVLAVLALLIILVR
- a CDS encoding NADH-quinone oxidoreductase subunit N gives rise to the protein MNMNENPAALIPELALVAGAVLGLLLGSWLPRHRQWWVRVLATIACAVGLAATAVAMRAVPETVFGGSFAVDTATNAVRFIVLAATLLVLCLSIDTVDSHHRETEFYVLVQLGALGTIMLVGALDLLLLVAAYLLASLPLYALAGFAKNARGTEASLKYYLMGALFGVFMLTGVTVLYGAGGATDYATLARTLPGASHAAVAIGVLAVLAGLLFKIGGVPAHFWVPDVTEGATTPVAAFVTTVPKIGALAAAYRLVAEALPAVSLDWPLLIAILATPSMTLGNLAAFFQDNVRRLLAYSTISQVGYVLMAVAVATRSDLALPALLFYLAAYAVTNLGAFAVVAELPHALRITDYRGLARRHPGLAAVLIVCLLGLVGTPPTAVFLGKLEVFAASIDGDLTWLAVIAVVNTVASLFYYLRWIASTFLAAPDREQNALVPAGRFAALGAYTAGIASLALGVAGGLVLPLISGSLLP